A region from the Pempheris klunzingeri isolate RE-2024b chromosome 17, fPemKlu1.hap1, whole genome shotgun sequence genome encodes:
- the kcna7 gene encoding potassium voltage-gated channel subfamily A member 7, with protein sequence MDNQDKGGGTGGKGGGEGQTKENQKAEEVSDEDKRTKDKHNKLEKESSEKEPGGEAKKENRRCQWRNGWALTERLAINVSGMRYETQLRTLAQFPDSLLGDPQRRLRYFDPLRNELFLDRSRVCFDAILHFYQSGGRLRRPANVPLDMFLEELRFYELGEEIIDRYKGDEGFPKEEERPLPTNDLQRRLWMLFEYPESSSGARIIAIISVMVIVISILIFCLETLPEFRNEKEQREQFTIIPHPTIANETILVPPGFTPFQDPFFIVETICIFWFSFELIVRFTCAPSKVHFFKDVMNTIDFFAIIPYFVTVGTELAKDKGAQPSVSLALIRIIRLVRVFRIFKLSRHSKGLQILGQTLKASLRELALLIFFLFIGVILFSSAAYFAEVDSPDTAFTSIPEAFWWAVVSMTTVGYGDMYPETVGGKLVGSMCAIAGVLTISLPVPVIVSNFSYFYHREMECEDTTQYQHVATSLWEKDGEADEEEDDEEGGDEVPEYLGDYAPLYGQNSRGMCPPLNGALLAGLCAGQAAGGQRGTHFYLKEPLVTQV encoded by the exons ATGGATAATCAAGACAAGGGAGGAGGtacaggaggaaaaggaggaggagaagggcagacaaaagaaaatcagaaagCTGAGGAGGTCAGTGATGAAGACAAGCGGACCAAAGACAAGCACAACAAGCTGGAGAAGGAGAGCAGCGAGAAGGAGCCAGGCGGAGAGGCCAAGAAGGAGAACCGTCGCTGTCAGTGGAGGAATGGCTGGGCCCTGACTGAACGCCTCGCGATCAATGTGTCAGGGATGCGTTATGAGACCCAGCTTCGCACCCTCGCCCAGTTCCCAGACTCCCTGCTGGGTGACCCCCAGCGCCGTCTTCGCTACTTCGACCCCCTGCGAAATGAACTTTTCCTGGACAGAAGCCGCGTCTGCTTCGATGCCATCTTGCACTTCTACCAGTCAGGCGGGAGGCTGCGGAGGCCCGCCAATGTCCCTTTGGACATGTTCCTGGAGGAGCTTCGCTTCTACGAGCTCGGAGAGGAGATCATCGACCGCTACAAAGGGGACGAAGGCTTCcccaaggaggaggagagacccTTACCCACCAATGATTTGCAGCGTCGCCTCTGGATGCTGTTTGAATATCCGGAGTCCTCCAGTGGAGCCCGAATCATCGCAATCATCAGTGTCATGGTCATTGTGATCTCCATTCTCATCTTCTGCCTGGAGACTCTGCCTGAGTTCAGGAATGAGAAGGAACAGAGGGAG caaTTCACCATCATACCTCACCCCACCATAGCGAATGAAACCATCTTGGTCCCACCTGGCTTCACGCCTTTCCAGGACCCCTTCTTCATTGTAGAGACGATCTGCATCTTTTGGTTCTCCTTTGAACTCATTGTGCGCTTCACCTGCGCTCCAAGCAAGGTGCACTTCTTCAAAGATGTCATGAACACCATCGACTTCTTCGCCATCATTCCCTATTTCGTCACAGTGGGCACGGAGCTGGCCAAGGACAAAGGAGCGCAGCCATCTGTGTCCCTGGCCCTCATCAGGATCATCAGGCTGGTGAGGGTCTTCAGGATCTTCAAGCTCTCCCGTCACTCTAAGGGCCTCCAGATCCTGGGCCAGACGCTGAAGGCAAGCCTCAGAGAGCTTGCCCtgctcatcttcttcctcttcatcggAGTCATACTCTTTTCTAGTGCTGCCTACTTCGCTGAGGTGGACAGCCCTGACACAGCGTTCACCAGCATCCCTGAGGCGTTCTGGTGGGCTGTGGTATCCATGACGACGGTCGGCTATGGGGACATGTACCCGGAGACGGTTGGAGGGAAGCTGGTGGGTTCCATGTGCGCCATTGCTGGTGTTCTCACCATCTCTTTGCCAGTGCCCGTCATCGTGTCCAATTTCAGCTATTTCTACCACCGTGAGATGGAGTGTGAGGATACTACCCAGTACCAACACGTCGCAACGTCGCTCTGGGAAAAGGATGGAGaggctgatgaagaggaggatgatgaagaaggTGGGGATGAGGTACCTGAATATTTGGGTGATTACGCACCGCTGTACGGGCAGAACAGCAGGGGTATGTGCCCTCCACTCAATGGGGCTCTCCTGGCAGGGCTTTGTGCCGGACAGGCCGCTGGTGGTCAGAGGGGGACACACTTCTACCTCAAAGAGCCTCTGGTCACTCAGGTTTGA